A region from the Variovorax paradoxus genome encodes:
- the dnaE gene encoding DNA polymerase III subunit alpha, whose amino-acid sequence MFVHLRLHTEFSVVDGTNRIDEVVKAAAADKQPALAITDLNNLFGAVKFYKQARSKGVKPVIGAEIFIEGLGKEPGVLTRIGLLVQNMEGYLHLSELLARAWTQNVGRGQSQAACKLEWLEELQGGLIALSGAQAGPLGVPLLQGQEERAAELALKLAGMFPHRFYIELQRAGRPEDEPHVIAAVKLAARLRLPVVATHPVQFAERQDYEAHEARVCISEGEILGNPRRIRKFTEEQYFKSSAQMQALFADVPSALANTVEIAKRCNLTLVLGKPQLPDFPTPFVSEGVRMPIDEFFRQESFTGLEERLAHLYPDPARRDAERPRYVERLEFEINTILNMGFPGYFLIVGDFIKWAKNNGCPVGPGRGSGAGSLVAYALKITDLDPLEYKLLFERFLNPERVSMPDFDIDFCQGNRDRVIDYVKDKYGRDAVSQIATFGTMAARAAIRDVGRVLDMSYMFCDGISKLIPNKPGQPVTIQYPPNPKVEGDKNNYAIEMEPQLAARIEKEEEVRMLVELAQKLEGMTRNIGMHAGGVLIAPGKLTDFCPLYQQPGSDSAVSQYDKDDVEAIGLVKFDFLGLATLTILEIAKEFIVKRHKGQENFAYENILLDDRETYKLFSEGKTEAVFQFESRGMQGMLKDARPTRLEDLIALNALYRPGPMDLIPSFVARKHGREEVEYPHPAVAEMLSETYGIMVYQEQVMQTAQILGGYSLGGADLLRRAMGKKKLEEMAEHREKFRAGALSTHGIPQDKADEIFDLMEKFAGYGFNKSHAAAYSLLAYHTGWLKVHYTAEFFCANMTVEMDDTDKLKVLFEDAQKNFGITFEPPDVNRGNYRFEPVTDKVIRYGLGAVKGTGQLAVEAVVRAREEGGPFKSLFDFCVRIDRQRINKRTVEALIKAGAFDAIQQNRASLIASVDRAFEFASATEANAAQVDIFGDSEHGSATQEPELVDATPWGVKERLTFEKTAVGFYLSGHLFDEVAHEVRRFCKREIGDLMDTRDQQVIAGIVSDFRVINGQRGRLAIFKLDDKSDAIDATADEALINANRNTLKDDELVIVSGRLQPGRGGFEARFQVQQVWDLATARCRFGKFLRVAVNGKAPDIARLVKDFPPRTEQSEHGDLVQGLPVRLSMARGGAQVELQLGERARFFPTDAALASWTAQAEAGKASVIYE is encoded by the coding sequence ATGTTTGTTCACCTGCGCCTGCACACCGAGTTTTCCGTCGTCGACGGCACCAACCGCATCGACGAAGTCGTCAAGGCCGCCGCTGCCGACAAGCAGCCCGCACTGGCCATCACCGACCTGAACAACCTGTTCGGGGCGGTCAAGTTCTACAAGCAGGCGCGAAGCAAGGGCGTCAAGCCCGTCATCGGCGCCGAAATCTTCATCGAGGGGCTGGGCAAGGAGCCCGGCGTGCTCACGCGCATCGGGCTGCTGGTGCAGAACATGGAGGGCTACCTCCATCTGTCCGAACTGCTGGCACGCGCCTGGACGCAGAACGTGGGCCGGGGCCAGTCGCAGGCAGCCTGCAAGCTCGAATGGCTCGAAGAGCTGCAGGGCGGGCTGATCGCGCTTTCGGGCGCGCAGGCGGGACCATTGGGCGTGCCGCTGCTGCAAGGGCAGGAAGAACGCGCCGCCGAACTGGCGCTGAAACTGGCGGGCATGTTCCCGCACCGCTTCTACATCGAGCTGCAGCGCGCGGGCCGCCCCGAGGACGAGCCGCATGTGATTGCCGCCGTGAAGCTTGCAGCCCGGCTGCGCCTGCCCGTGGTCGCGACGCACCCGGTGCAGTTTGCCGAGCGCCAGGACTACGAGGCGCACGAGGCGCGCGTCTGCATCTCGGAAGGCGAAATCCTCGGCAACCCGCGCCGCATACGCAAGTTCACCGAAGAGCAGTACTTCAAGTCGAGCGCCCAGATGCAGGCGCTCTTTGCCGATGTGCCGAGCGCGCTGGCCAACACGGTCGAGATCGCCAAGCGCTGCAACCTCACGCTGGTGCTCGGCAAGCCGCAGCTGCCCGACTTTCCGACGCCCTTCGTCAGCGAAGGCGTGCGCATGCCGATCGACGAGTTCTTCCGCCAGGAGTCGTTCACGGGCCTGGAAGAACGCCTGGCGCACCTCTATCCCGATCCGGCCAGGCGCGATGCCGAGCGGCCGCGTTATGTCGAGCGGCTCGAGTTCGAGATCAACACGATCCTGAACATGGGCTTCCCCGGCTACTTCCTGATCGTGGGCGACTTCATCAAGTGGGCCAAGAACAATGGCTGCCCGGTGGGCCCGGGCCGGGGCTCGGGCGCGGGCTCGCTGGTGGCCTATGCACTGAAGATCACCGACCTCGATCCGCTCGAATACAAGCTGCTGTTCGAACGCTTCCTGAACCCCGAGCGCGTCTCGATGCCCGACTTCGACATCGACTTCTGCCAGGGCAACCGCGACCGCGTGATCGACTACGTCAAGGACAAGTACGGCCGCGACGCCGTGAGCCAGATCGCCACCTTCGGAACGATGGCCGCGCGCGCCGCCATCCGCGACGTGGGGCGCGTGCTCGACATGAGCTACATGTTCTGCGACGGCATCAGCAAGCTCATTCCCAACAAGCCGGGCCAGCCCGTCACGATCCAGTACCCGCCGAACCCCAAGGTGGAGGGCGACAAGAACAACTACGCCATCGAGATGGAGCCGCAGCTCGCGGCGCGCATCGAGAAGGAAGAAGAAGTGCGCATGCTGGTCGAGCTGGCGCAGAAGCTCGAAGGCATGACCCGCAACATCGGCATGCACGCGGGCGGCGTGCTGATTGCGCCCGGCAAGCTCACCGACTTCTGCCCGCTCTACCAGCAGCCCGGCAGCGACTCGGCCGTGAGCCAGTACGACAAGGACGACGTGGAGGCGATCGGCCTCGTGAAGTTCGACTTCCTGGGCTTGGCCACGCTCACCATCCTCGAGATTGCGAAAGAGTTCATCGTCAAGCGCCACAAGGGCCAGGAGAACTTCGCGTACGAGAACATCTTGCTCGACGACCGCGAGACCTACAAGCTGTTCTCCGAAGGCAAGACCGAAGCGGTGTTCCAGTTCGAAAGCCGCGGCATGCAGGGCATGCTGAAGGATGCGCGGCCAACGCGGCTCGAAGACCTGATCGCGCTCAATGCGCTCTACCGTCCAGGTCCGATGGACCTGATCCCGAGCTTCGTGGCGCGCAAGCACGGCCGCGAAGAGGTGGAGTACCCGCACCCGGCCGTGGCCGAGATGCTCTCCGAAACCTACGGGATCATGGTCTACCAGGAGCAGGTGATGCAGACCGCGCAGATCCTGGGCGGCTACTCGCTCGGCGGCGCCGACCTGCTGCGCCGCGCCATGGGCAAGAAAAAGCTCGAGGAGATGGCCGAGCACCGCGAGAAATTCCGCGCGGGCGCGCTCTCGACACATGGCATCCCGCAGGACAAGGCCGACGAGATCTTCGACCTGATGGAGAAGTTCGCGGGCTACGGCTTCAACAAGTCGCACGCCGCCGCCTACTCGCTGCTGGCGTACCACACGGGGTGGCTCAAGGTCCACTACACGGCCGAGTTCTTCTGCGCCAACATGACCGTGGAAATGGACGACACCGACAAGCTCAAGGTGTTGTTCGAAGACGCGCAGAAGAATTTCGGCATCACTTTCGAGCCGCCGGACGTGAACCGCGGCAACTACCGCTTCGAGCCCGTCACCGACAAGGTGATCCGCTATGGCCTGGGGGCCGTCAAGGGCACGGGCCAGCTCGCGGTCGAGGCCGTGGTGCGGGCGCGGGAAGAGGGCGGGCCGTTCAAGAGCCTGTTCGACTTCTGCGTGCGCATCGACCGCCAGCGCATCAACAAGCGCACGGTCGAGGCGCTCATCAAGGCTGGCGCCTTCGATGCGATCCAGCAGAACCGCGCCTCGCTCATTGCCTCGGTCGACCGCGCCTTCGAGTTCGCATCGGCCACCGAGGCCAATGCGGCGCAGGTCGACATCTTCGGCGACAGCGAGCACGGCTCGGCCACGCAGGAGCCCGAACTGGTGGACGCCACGCCCTGGGGCGTGAAGGAGCGGCTCACCTTCGAGAAGACGGCCGTGGGCTTCTATCTCTCGGGCCACCTGTTCGACGAGGTGGCGCACGAGGTGCGGCGCTTCTGCAAGCGCGAGATCGGCGACCTGATGGACACGCGCGACCAGCAGGTGATCGCGGGCATCGTGAGCGATTTCCGCGTGATCAACGGCCAGCGCGGGCGCCTGGCGATCTTCAAGCTCGACGACAAGTCCGACGCCATCGACGCCACCGCCGACGAGGCGCTGATCAACGCGAACCGCAACACCTTGAAGGACGACGAACTGGTGATCGTGAGCGGCCGGCTCCAGCCGGGCCGCGGCGGCTTCGAAGCGCGCTTTCAGGTGCAGCAAGTGTGGGACCTGGCCACCGCGCGCTGCCGCTTCGGAAAATTCCTGCGGGTGGCCGTCAACGGCAAGGCGCCCGACATCGCGCGCCTGGTGAAAGACTTTCCGCCGCGCACCGAGCAGAGCGAGCACGGCGATCTGGTGCAGGGGCTGCCGGTGCGCCTGTCGATGGCGCGCGGCGGTGCGCAGGTCGAACTGCAGCTGGGCGAGCGCGCCAGGTTCTTCCCGACCGACGCCGCGCTCGCCAGCTGGACGGCGCAGGCGGAGGCGGGCAAGGCCTCGGTGATCTACGAGTGA